A genomic region of Pseudomonas sp. MPC6 contains the following coding sequences:
- a CDS encoding DUF2333 family protein has translation MLDWKNRAGSAPERAAEPKSATRSYIGGLLFSRALATLIGLYLLVVIALGWYWSQEPALFPVQQNAQVAAEKEGKQMVIGYTTVETLKTVADTLLTKPGGYISNDRFPPGLWMDNTPSWEYGVLVQVRDLSRALRKDFARSQSQSTEDADLAKAEPRFNFDNRSWVLPSSESEYQEGIKSLSRYQARLSDPSQKSALFYARADNLNNWLGDVGTRLGSLSQRLSASVGRVKLNTALKTEVVAPGQVPQVDEEIVETPWMQIDNVFYEARGQAWALSHLLRAIEVDFADVLAKKNATVSVRQIIRELEASQEPVWSPMILNGSGFGVLANHSLVMANYISRANAAVIDLRQLLNQG, from the coding sequence ATGCTGGACTGGAAGAACCGCGCGGGCAGCGCGCCTGAACGTGCCGCTGAACCGAAATCGGCCACCCGCAGTTACATTGGCGGCCTGTTGTTCAGCCGGGCGCTCGCCACCCTGATTGGCCTTTACCTGCTGGTGGTGATTGCGCTGGGCTGGTACTGGAGCCAGGAACCCGCGCTGTTCCCGGTTCAACAGAACGCCCAGGTGGCTGCCGAGAAAGAAGGCAAGCAGATGGTCATCGGCTATACCACGGTGGAAACGCTCAAGACCGTTGCCGATACCTTGCTGACCAAGCCGGGCGGTTATATTTCCAACGACCGTTTCCCGCCGGGGCTGTGGATGGATAACACGCCGAGCTGGGAATATGGCGTGCTGGTCCAGGTCCGTGACCTGAGCCGTGCGCTGCGCAAGGACTTCGCCCGCTCCCAGTCGCAGTCCACCGAAGACGCCGACCTGGCCAAGGCCGAGCCGCGTTTCAACTTCGACAACAGAAGCTGGGTGTTGCCTTCCAGTGAGTCTGAATATCAGGAAGGGATCAAGTCCCTGAGCCGTTATCAGGCACGCTTGTCCGACCCGAGTCAGAAAAGCGCATTGTTTTATGCCCGCGCCGACAACCTGAACAACTGGCTGGGCGATGTCGGCACCCGCCTGGGTTCGTTGTCGCAACGGCTGTCGGCCAGCGTTGGCCGCGTCAAGCTCAATACCGCGCTGAAAACCGAAGTCGTCGCGCCAGGTCAGGTACCGCAGGTTGACGAAGAAATCGTCGAAACCCCGTGGATGCAGATCGACAACGTGTTCTACGAAGCCCGTGGCCAGGCCTGGGCGCTGTCCCATCTGCTGCGCGCCATCGAAGTCGACTTCGCCGATGTGCTGGCCAAGAAGAACGCCACGGTCAGCGTGCGCCAGATCATTCGCGAGCTTGAAGCCTCGCAAGAACCGGTCTGGAGCCCGATGATCCTCAACGGCAGCGGCTTCGGCGTACTGGCCAATCACTCGCTGGTCATGGCCAATTACATCTCCCGGGCCAACGCCGCCGTCATCGATTTGCGTCAGTTGCTCAATCAGGGCTGA
- a CDS encoding translation initiation factor Sui1, whose product MAKKAASFAALGGLVFSTDAGRHCPDCSKPVDACICKQTAIPAGDGIARVRRESKGRGGKTVTTITGVPLAEDALKDLATSLKKRCGTGGALKDGIIEIQGDHVELLLAELIKHGFKAKKSGG is encoded by the coding sequence GTGGCCAAAAAAGCCGCATCCTTCGCCGCCCTTGGTGGCCTGGTATTTTCCACCGACGCAGGTCGTCATTGCCCGGATTGCAGTAAACCGGTGGATGCCTGCATCTGCAAACAAACCGCTATCCCGGCCGGCGACGGCATCGCGCGCGTGCGTCGCGAAAGCAAGGGGCGTGGCGGCAAGACGGTGACCACCATCACCGGCGTGCCGTTGGCCGAAGACGCGCTCAAGGACCTGGCGACCTCGTTGAAAAAACGTTGCGGGACCGGCGGTGCGTTGAAAGACGGCATCATTGAAATCCAGGGCGATCATGTCGAGCTACTCTTGGCCGAGTTGATCAAGCACGGTTTCAAGGCGAAGAAGTCCGGCGGCTAG
- a CDS encoding NUDIX hydrolase has product MVDSSIDSLREAAHRAASDAEQIAWVDERDNLLGALVRSDLRERGLIGRGTYIMLFNSAGELCVHRRTLSKAIYPGYWDVAAGGMVLATETYAESAARELEEELGVSGVELIAHDHFYFEDTGNRLWCSAFSAVWDGPLILQPEEVLEARFMPIDQVMLEIQQKPYCPDSLAALQRYLRARGPDVA; this is encoded by the coding sequence ATGGTTGATAGCTCCATCGATAGCCTGCGCGAGGCCGCCCATCGGGCGGCCTCGGATGCCGAACAGATCGCCTGGGTCGACGAGCGGGACAACCTGCTCGGCGCACTGGTCCGTTCCGACTTGCGCGAGCGCGGCCTGATCGGGCGCGGCACTTACATCATGCTGTTCAACTCCGCCGGTGAACTCTGCGTGCATCGGCGCACCCTGAGTAAAGCGATCTACCCGGGTTACTGGGACGTTGCGGCCGGCGGCATGGTACTGGCCACCGAGACTTACGCCGAATCGGCCGCCCGCGAGCTGGAAGAAGAGCTGGGCGTGAGCGGCGTGGAGCTGATTGCTCATGACCACTTTTACTTCGAGGACACCGGCAATCGACTCTGGTGTTCAGCTTTTTCGGCGGTGTGGGATGGCCCCTTGATCCTGCAACCGGAAGAAGTGCTCGAAGCGCGCTTCATGCCCATCGATCAGGTCATGCTGGAAATCCAGCAAAAGCCTTATTGCCCGGACTCCCTGGCGGCCTTGCAGCGCTATCTTCGGGCTCGTGGGCCGGACGTCGCATAA